From one Culex quinquefasciatus strain JHB chromosome 3, VPISU_Cqui_1.0_pri_paternal, whole genome shotgun sequence genomic stretch:
- the LOC119768796 gene encoding uncharacterized protein LOC119768796 isoform X1: MEQCESDSDNSSATKIEEDVSKIDQNVEKIPPVTHTNIFTDELTTNNLNCGLNQSVMDGNMVPCTSKVHEKNDFAKVDDEKVEETKNILVEISTKQDRKKFKKNDSCATESDLLLPKKCLKHAGKLYSRDRTQNIKRNEINNSLTGNLPYSGRFLDGGVIWRLYGENGLLTSTNKYVAQVTIEPLEDLDCACTFNSAKDILLANLKVTKVLLDEHLHEMQNAKIKYDEYSKATFSNTIENIQNAEDLFQLANILVDDKQDDQKVTAKIEVNRFISEKSKKVILEAIEMEHKHATRSSFLSKIKSWFSASSKSKSCIDVVRANVLSGIQNHKSQLLKLSPGVLKYRLETMNDKNMLFVTRQDLKLFSDLLNTIDNTILKPMLVAMMDRYCISVATINTKQLRSVLPITKNIIYYLNKSLLDVIEEIEPTKSIENILKYNRIEGWKQVEEISWTSTPSTMEKSIEHQFKLLLKLINHFEVGRSTSHHRFPYTFKVFVDVESNANQNDIAMLPDELHVWICLLDDTIAQLFSNDQHVVKMCSALLNLYINYSLSGQITSDLLESLRVTTHNTIRFVAQAGPFANPKNEQDNELLLKQIGFMNRTSLEGRMSFEDYRDLIEVFAQYWRKRSEAIDGFLTKLSGESSKQHVEEIQSLLLKCMAEALDKRVEMVELVNFCRVYEEFLSYLHNLPMEWFVRMPSKRYTEIFIEKGILQLVENKWMDSDKQCYCVKDVKQFEKLFHLLFDKHELPRNFLVETIKMLLKCIVDLETKERWSNANALTESEQLNATGLCITTVRSSLLYLKEQPDYISFDQFLEESTKPFTNVSNESNSFEDFEKRVLLIKESFWYIRNMNAIDIDTALKLYKTLNKADYNEDRLRSAYEKYSKQFEQFMAIDSNLSTSSRIDTIIKDTSQMVEDSITSNWTVKFKQEKLPKILAGLAAVWALHGCGHYGTISEAALHPDSLRFPVA; the protein is encoded by the coding sequence ATGGAACAATGTGAAAGTGACTCTGACAATTCGTCAGCCACAAAAATCGAAGaagatgtttcaaaaattgatcaaaatgtggaaaaaatacCTCCTGTAACGCACACAAATATTTTCACCGATGAGCTCACTACCAACAATTTGAACTGTGGCTTGAATCAATCTGTTATGGATGGAAATATGGTGCCATGTACCAGTAAAGTCCATGAAAAGAACGATTTTGCGAAAGTAGACGATGAGAAGGTCGAAGagactaaaaatattttagtggaAATTTCAACAAAACAGGACaggaaaaaattcaaaaagaatgACTCATGCGCCACTGAGAGTGATTTACTACTACCCAAAAAATGCCTCAAGCATGCAGGAAAACTTTACAGTCGCGATCGGACACAAAATATAAAGCGTAATGAAATTAACAACTCCTTAACCGGAAATTTACCATATTCTGGAAGATTTCTGGATGGAGGAGTCATTTGgagattgtatggagaaaatggTCTGTTAACATCAACGAACAAGTATGTTGCTCAGGTCACCATCGAACCATTGGAAGATTTAGATTGTGCATGTACCTTCAACTCCGCGAAGGACATTCTACTGGCGAATCTGAAAGTGACCAAGGTACTTCTTGATGAACATTTGCACGAAATGCAAAACGCAAAAATAAAGTACGATGAGTACTCCAAGGCTACGTTCTCaaatacaattgaaaacatACAAAATGCGGAAGATCTGTTCCAACTTGCCAACATTCTGGTTGATGATAAGCAAGATGATCAGAAAGTTACGGCAAAAATTGAGGTGAACAGATTCATATCTGAAAAGTCAAAGAAAGTCATACTGGAAGCTATTGAAATGGAACACAAACACGCAACTAGGAGCAGTTTTTTGAGTAAGATCAAGTCTTGGTTTAGTGCATCATCAAAATCCAAAAGCTGCATTGACGTGGTTAGAGCAAACGTACTGTCCGGTattcaaaatcataaatcaCAGTTGTTAAAACTGTCTCCAGGTGTTTTAAAATACCGTTTGGAAACGATGAACGACAAAAACATGCTTTTCGTCACAAGGCAAGATTTGAAACTATTTTCGGATCTTTTGAATACCATTGataacacaattttaaaacCAATGTTAGTGGCTATGATGGACAGGTACTGCATTTCAGTAGCTACGATTAACACAAAACAACTGAGATCAGTGTTACCAATCACTAAAAATATCATTTACTACCTCAATAAAAGCCTGTTGGATGTCATCGAGGAAATCGAGCCAACGAAATCAATtgagaatattttaaaatataatcgtATAGAAGGTTGGAAACAGGTTGAAGAAATAAGTTGGACGTCAACACCATCAACCATGGAAAAAAGCATCGAACATCAGTTCAAACTGTTACTAAAACTGATCAACCATTTCGAGGTAGGAAGAAGTACATCGCATCACCGATTTCCATACACGTTCAAAGTGTTTGTGGACGTTGAATCGAATGCAAATCAAAACGACATAGCAATGTTGCCAGACGAACTGCACGTGTGGATCTGCCTGCTGGACGACACCATCGCGCAGCTCTTCTCCAACGACCAACACGTTGTGAAAATGTGCTCAGCTTTGCTGAACCTTTACATTAATTACTCACTGTCCGGTCAAATTACGTCTGATTTGTTGGAGTCTCTTCGCGTGACAACTCATAACACGATCCGATTTGTGGCCCAAGCTGGCCCATTTGCTAACCCGAAGAATGAGCAGGACAATGAACTTCTACTGAAGCAGATCGGCTTCATGAACCGAACATCACTTGAGGGACGAATGTCATTTGAGGATTATCGAGATTTGATCGAGGTGTTCGCCCAATACTGGAGAAAACGCAGTGAAGCCATTGACGGCTTTTTGACGAAACTTTCTGGCGAAAGCTCGAAGCAGCACGTGGAGGAAATCCAATCGCTACTGTTGAAGTGCATGGCTGAGGCTTTGGATAAACGTGTAGAAATGGTGGAACTAGTGAACTTTTGCCGAGTATATGAAGAATTTTTGAGCTATCTACACAACCTTCCTATGGAGTGGTTCGTCAGGATGCCATCGAAAAGGTACACcgagatttttattgaaaaaggaATACTTCAGTTGGTTGAGAACAAGTGGATGGATAGTGACAAGCAATGCTACTGCGTAAAAGATgtcaaacaatttgaaaaactaTTCCATTTGTTATTTGACAAACATGAGCTACCCCGTAACTTCCTAGTTGAAACGATCAAAATGCTTTTGAAGTGCATCGTAGATCTGGAGACGAAAGAGCGTTGGAGCAATGCCAATGCTTTGACAGAGTCGGAGCAGTTGAACGCCACCGGACTGTGCATTACCACGGTCAGAAGTTCCCTGTTGTATCTCAAGGAACAACCAGATTACATCAGTTTCGATCAATTCCTGGAGGAAAGCACAAAACCTTTCACAAACGTATCAAACGAAAGCAATTCATTTGAAGATTTCGAAAAGAGAGTTCTTTTAATTAAGGAGTCGTTCTGGTATATTCGAAACATGAATGCGATAGACATTGATACCGCTTTGAAACTCTACAAAACCCTTAACAAAGCGGACTACAATGAAGATAGATTGCGTTCGGCTTATGAAAAATACAGCAAACAATTCGAACAGTTTATGGCCATCGATTCCAACCTATCCACATCATCCCGGATTGACACTATTATCAAGGATACCTCACAAATGgttgaagattccataacatcaAATTGGACGGTAAAATTCAAGCAGgaaaaactaccaaaaataCTTGCCGGCTTGGCTGCAGTTTGGGCGCTGCACGGATGTGGCCATTACGGGACAATATCTGAAGCCGCACTGCATCCAGATTCTTTGCGTTTTCCGGTTGCTTAG
- the LOC119768796 gene encoding protein translocase subunit SecA-like isoform X2: MVAAVLALCGHSVQVMCYSEYLTTRDWKDFEDFYGYFGVRSKITYQTFEDAASEQIDRIAGNAEKYIRSCIGLPTRTQFSAVSRSKPILLIDEVDVFFDENLYGETYNLGTFPHIPGLDKIQLKIWELVQNQSYDIRQTIDVYLSNALNSQLAKFNEHMRRFKQFQLLTDDGVKTFTAASLISSHIDEMISIAQIVNNYDSNNSFFCKFKLDSFGNIVSKDSFGLYGTWTYSYYNTFIYFRLKQTSFRQEPYNYGYLRLRLGSISYAKIPEKFPLILGVTGTLTTISSYEKKVVKDHYHINEMSVMPSFFGGSNLKFNATQDFRCLKTVNEWMNAIFGRINTMINAKRSVLVVFDTDLKVEAFKQQFAALLDRLNVLTVNTNLTNKERFINDAGVSRTITLATREMGRGVDYKSSVAVEKNGGMHVIQSFFSVDVKEETQIKGRTARKDNRGSYELIVCFEDLKRQNLVENNESYVLVSYNRLIASRSRQLVIKDAARDEKLRKANARHDATVEFYKDN, encoded by the coding sequence ATGGTGGCAGCCGTTTTGGCCCTCTGTGGACATTCCGTGCAGGTCATGTGCTACAGCGAATATCTGACAACGAGAGATTGGAAAGACTTTGAGGATTTTTACGGCTACTTTGGCGTTCGATCAAAGATAACGTATCAGACTTTTGAGGATGCGGCAAGTGAGCAAATTGATCGTATAGCAGGGAATGCAGAAAAATATATTCGTAGCTGCATTGGTTTGCCTACTAGAACTCAATTTTCAGCAGTGAGTCGATCGAAACCAATATTGTTGATTGATGAGGTGGAcgtatttttcgatgaaaatttgtATGGTGAAACATACAACCTCGGGACGTTTCCGCATATTCCCGGATTAGATAAAATTCAGCTAAAGATTTGGGAGCTTGTTCAAAATCAAAGCTATGATATTCGTCAAACAATTGATGTTTATTTGAGCAACGCACTCAATTCACAATTAGCGAAGTTCAACGAACATATGAGAAGGTTCAAACAGTTTCAATTGTTAACAGATGACGGTGTAAAAACATTCACGGCAGCATCGCTAATTTCATCACATATTGATGAAATGATATCAATAGCACAAATAGTTAACAACTACGACTCAAATAATAGTTTCTTTTGCAAATTTAAACTGGACAGCTTCGGAAATATTGTCTCAAAAGATAGCTTTGGATTATATGGAACATGGACATACAGTTATTACAATACGTTCATTTattttcgattaaaacaaacctCCTTTAGGCAAGAACCATACAACTACGGATACTTAAGGTTGCGTTTGGGAAGCATATCTTACGCCAAAATACCAGAAAAATTTCCTCTGATACTTGGCGTTACAGGAACCTTAACAACAATAAGCTCCTACGAGAAAAAGGTCGTCAAAGATCACTACCATATCAATGAGATGTCCGTGATGCCATCGTTCTTCGGCGGATCAAACCTTAAGTTCAACGCAACGCAAGATTTCAGATGTTTAAAAACCGTCAACGAATGGATGAACGCCATCTTTGGCCGAATCAACACGATGATTAACGCAAAGAGATCGGTTCTGGTCGTGTTCGACACTGATCTCAAGGTTGAAGCCTTTAAGCAGCAATTCGCGGCTCTGCTGGATCGGTTGAACGTGCTGACCGTTAATACCAATCTCACCAACAAGGAACGCTTCATCAACGATGCCGGAGTGAGTCGGACGATCACGCTGGCGACTCGCGAGATGGGTCGAGGAGTCGATTACAAGTCCAGTGTGGCCGTTGAGAAGAACGGAGGAATGCACGTCATTCAGAGCTTCTTTTCGGTCGACGTTAAGGAGGAGACGCAGATTAAGGGACGAACTGCCAGGAAGGATAATCGAGGAAGTTACGAgttgattgtttgttttgaagatttgaagagacAAAACCTTGTAGAAAATAACGAAAGCTATGTGTTAGTTTCGTATAACCGTTTGATTGCAAGCAGAAGCCGACAATTGGTGATTAAAGATGCGGCGCGAGATGAGAAACTAAGAAAAGCAAATGCAAGGCACGATGCTACTGTTGAATTTTACAAAGATAATTGA